The following proteins are encoded in a genomic region of Hyla sarda isolate aHylSar1 chromosome 3, aHylSar1.hap1, whole genome shotgun sequence:
- the BCL2L11 gene encoding bcl-2-like protein 11 isoform X2 — translation MAKQPSLLNPGCSGGDQIQPENRRTPYRPLRTGAPTSLTSPHSDEGGSCPASTPWGPSLSPYSPNSFANRSPHCMLVRASSLVSKTSSGYFSFEVSPAPVYCDKATQTPSPPCQAFNHYLSVMAARNLNIHEEMRPEILIARELRRIGDEFHALYNPMEGFHNNRHRVIILRVLHYIIRLIWLRQ, via the exons ATGGCCAAACAACCATCATTGCTAAATCCGGGGTGCAGTGGAGGAGACCAGATACAGCCAGAAAACAGACGCACTCCATACAGACCCCTCAGGACAGGGGCCCCTACGTCCCTCACCAGCCCCCATTCTGATGAGGGAGGGAGCTGCCCGGCCAGTACTCCCTGGGGTCCTAGTTTATCACCATATAGCCCCAATTCCTTTGCCAACAGATCCCCACATTGTATGTTAGTAAGAGCATCCTCTCTTGTCTCCAAAACGTCTAGTGGATATTTTTCATTTGAAGTGAGTCCTGCTCCTGTGTATTGCGACAAAGCTACTCAAACACCGAGCCCTCCGTGTCAAGCATTTAACCACTATCTCTCAGTCATGG CTGCCAGAAATCTCAACATCCATGAAGAAATGCGGCCAGAAATCTTGATTGCACGTGAACTTCGCCGTATTGGTGATGAATTTCATGCGTTATACAATCCAATGGAG GGTTTTCACAACAATCGACACAGGGTGATCATTCTGCGTGTGCTACATTATATTATACGGCTCATATGGTTAAGGCAGTGA
- the BCL2L11 gene encoding bcl-2-like protein 11 isoform X1, which translates to MAKQPSLLNPGCSGGDQIQPENRRTPYRPLRTGAPTSLTSPHSDEGGSCPASTPWGPSLSPYSPNSFANRSPHCMLVRASSLVSKTSSGYFSFEVSPAPVYCDKATQTPSPPCQAFNHYLSVMAARNLNIHEEMRPEILIARELRRIGDEFHALYNPMESLQEAITCSLQIAYTSMLPYRTALISVSTPLLQTAEASWRIGALIGRREGLGMKIRKHQALSY; encoded by the exons ATGGCCAAACAACCATCATTGCTAAATCCGGGGTGCAGTGGAGGAGACCAGATACAGCCAGAAAACAGACGCACTCCATACAGACCCCTCAGGACAGGGGCCCCTACGTCCCTCACCAGCCCCCATTCTGATGAGGGAGGGAGCTGCCCGGCCAGTACTCCCTGGGGTCCTAGTTTATCACCATATAGCCCCAATTCCTTTGCCAACAGATCCCCACATTGTATGTTAGTAAGAGCATCCTCTCTTGTCTCCAAAACGTCTAGTGGATATTTTTCATTTGAAGTGAGTCCTGCTCCTGTGTATTGCGACAAAGCTACTCAAACACCGAGCCCTCCGTGTCAAGCATTTAACCACTATCTCTCAGTCATGG CTGCCAGAAATCTCAACATCCATGAAGAAATGCGGCCAGAAATCTTGATTGCACGTGAACTTCGCCGTATTGGTGATGAATTTCATGCGTTATACAATCCAATGGAG tCCCTACAGGAAGCTATTACTTGCagtcttcagattgcatacacttcTATGCTGCCTTATagaacagcactgatcagtgttagcaCGCCATTGCTTCAAactgctgaggcttcctggagaATTGGAGCACTAATCGGAAGGAGAGAAG gtttaggtatgaAGATCAGGAAACACCAAGCACTCAGCTATTAA